GTGCATCCTGGTCACCCACAGGCCACATCGTTCCAATAACGCTCGAGTATCCGGCCATCAGCATACCGGATGCAAGGTGTATAGCTTCGTCCGGTAGCTTCTCATCACCAGTTGCGGTCTGGCAAGCAGAGAGGAAGGCCAAGCCTTTGCCTTTAAGCGACTTTCGGTTGATAGAAACAAGGTCAAGGGTATCGTCGTATAAGAAAAACTCGCTCATTGTTGGATCCTGGACGTTCTGGTGAGCATGGCAAGCAAAGTGCACCCAGTCATGTTTTGTTATCGCATCAAGCACATTCGTCTTTGTTGCCGCGCTGCCTACAAGTTCTGAAATATTTGCTTTGCCTTGTATGTGTTTCTTGACGTACTCGAGTTCCTCGTCAGTTCCAGGCAGCTCAGTTTGACCTGGTGTGTTTGCTTGCCCGATTATAAGCACCTTGGAATCTGGAGTCAATGTGTTCGAAGTGGAGTTAAGAAGTGCGGTGAGAGTGGGGGTGTATGAAGAAATAACATATTTAAACACCCTTGCTCCTGTTATTTCATAATCCCCAGCTGCATGCAATGGAAAGAAGATAATATTCCGGTCGGGCACCAGGTTATATGCGGCAAGGTTTCCTTTGAAACATTTTCTATCAAGAACTCTTCAGTGTGTCTATAATTCATATTCGAAGAGCTAGACTCACCAAATACCCCAAATGGTCAAGAACTGGTTTGACGATATCGTACCATAGGACCGCCAGCAAACTTTCGAAATCAAAATCTTCTATGGGAACTACCGGCCTGCGTTTGACCATACCGTCTCTCACTTGATTACTCCTGATCAGTGTTCCATCTTGATTCGGGTGCTTTGACCCTTTTCttggctgaaattggggagaGGGATATGCTGGATATTATCTTGCCCGGGGAGGATCACAAGCGCATCGCAGCGGTCCTCATAGCAGTTGATCACGACGATGGGACCATATCGGGCGGCACTCATAAGAACTTTTGCTTTCGTCGGCTGCAGGAAATCTTCAAATCCGGGAATCTCACGAATCTGAGCTAACAAGTCATTGTATTCCTTGGCAAGACTACGATGTTTCTGGGCAACCTGATCTGGAGTCATCGAACCAGATTCTTGTGACCGAGACTCTCGAGACTCCAGACCTGCAGTATGCAGGCTATCAGCAACATCCTGAAGACGCGCAGCCAGGTCTGGGTTGACAGAGCAAAGCTTATCAAGTGGTGATCGGAGCATAAGACTTTGATTCCATACCACACAACGGGCATGCTCGAGCCATTCAAGAGCCAGAGTATAATCGGAGGAGGTAATAGCAATGGCGGCCGCTTGTACAGCCAAACTCTCGACTGCCTCTAGATCCTGATAACGCTGAGCAGTCGTGGCGCCAAGCCAGACAAACTGGGGCAAAAGGTCGATCGCAGTTTGATAGGCTTCGAGCGGCTGAAGAAAGCTGTGCATAGAAGCGAGCTTTGCCCATTTGAATGCGTTATCAAACTTGAGACGTGGTGCACCAGAAAGTGATTGGGTGGACAAACGGAAGAAGTGATACGACTCCTGCTTATGAGAGGGACATCCCGAGTAGAGAGATAGATAAAGGTAACAGGTGCCTAAGTTGAAATGCTGCCAGCACAGATCAGGATGACCTTGAGGAGTCAAAGTGACTGCACGATACTGGCATTCAATGGATGTCTCGAGGTCATACGGGTCGTTCAGGATCTGGAACCGATGGCTATAAGATGCTGCCAGATTTGACAAGCGGCGTGACAATTGAGGGTGGCCATCAGGAGTCAATGCGACTACGTAGTGTTGACATTCGATTGCGTCGTAGAGGTCACCCAGTTCGCCGAGGTGTTTAAACCGCTGGCTGTAAGATACCCCCAGATTGTTTATTCTTCCTAGTAAATCATGGTGTTCGTAGGGAGTCAAGGTTACCGCACGATGTTCACAATCGATTGCATTTTCAAGGTCGCTCAGCTCGCCTAAACGCTCAAAGCGAAGGCCGTAACACTCTCCTAGGCCGGTGAGTTGGCCGGACAGTCCCGGATCATTGTCGGACGTCGCTTTGATCGCCCGAGATTTATATTCAATTGATTTTCTGAGGTCTCCAAGCTCTCCCAAACGCTCATATAGACTCTTGTGAGATGCACCGAGACAAGTGAGCAGGTAGGCCAAGTTTGGATGGCCATCGGGAATCAAATCAATTGCACGGGTCCCATATTCAATAGCCTTCTCGAGGTCTTCCAAGTCTCCGGTGCTCCCAAACCGATAGCTATGGGACGATCCTAGTTAGCAAGCCGATTTGGCCTGTCCGGGTGGTCTACAGGAGTCGATTTTATTGCGCAAGTCtcgcattcgattgccttaTCAAGTTCACCAAGTTCACCAAGACACTTGAAGCGATTCCTGTGGAACGCACCCAGATTCGCGAGTCGGTTCGGCAACCCAGGGTCCCCGCGCGAAGTCAAAATGACCGCACCAGTCCCGCATTCGATTGCTTTCTCAAGGTCGCTCAGTTTACCCAGGCGCTCGAACCGATGATTGTGAGAGGACCCTAGGTTAATAAGGTAACCTGACAATTCTGGATGATTCTTCGGAGCCAAAATGACCGAATAGAACCCGCATTCAATTGCATTATCGAGATCGCTCAGGTCTCCTAGACGTTTACATCGATTTCTGTGAGCTATCCCCAGATTAGAGAGACGTTTTGGTAACTCTGGGTGGTCGCGATGAGTTAAAGCGATCGCACAAGATTCGCATTCTATCGCCTTGTCGAGATTCTCAATTTCTCCCATACGCTTGAATCGAAGCTCGTGGCATACACCCAGGTTAGCAAGTAGACCAGGAAGGTGAGGATCATCTTTAGGGGTCATTGTGACAGCATCGGCGCCATATTTGATTGCCTTTTCAAGATCATCTAGCTTGTCCAAGCGTTGGAACCTGTGGGTGTAGGACGCTGCTAGATTAGCAAGGTAACCTGGCAAGCCGGGGTGGCCCTTTGGAGTCAATTCGACCGCATCAGATTGATACTCAATTGCTTCTTCGAGGTCATCCAAGTTACCAAGGCGCTTGAATCGATTTTTATAAGATATACCCAGGTTAGTGAGCAGACCCGGGAGGTGGGGGTCATTATACGGGCTCAGCGAGGCTGCATAACCTTGACATTTGATTGCTTTCTCGAGATCCCCCATCTCGCCCAGGCGCTGAAACCGATAGCTGTGGGAAACGCCTAGACTGGTGAGTCGACCTGGTAGTTCAGGATGACCTGGTGGTGTCAAAGAAACTTCAATATATCCATATTCAATGGCTTGATCCACATCCTGGAGGTCGCCCAGACGTTCGAACCGCTTGCGCAGAGAGACGCCTTGATCAGTTAGTAGTTGTAGACAAGCTGGGTCGTCATCAGAAGTAAGATCCAGAGCGATTGATCTCCACTCAATTGACTGGTTGAGATCGTTCACCTCTCCCAGAATGCTAAATCGCTCATAAAAAAGTGCGGCTAATGAACTAAACAACTGGGGCTCATTGGGAATATCATCCGGTGCCAAAGTGAGCGCCTGGGAAATTTTGCTATGTCTTCTTCGACTTCAGCCAACGTTATCTGCATTTTGATAGCTCGAAAAGTGTGTTGTATTCCTTCTGTACCAAAGATTCAGTATCAATATCCAAGTCGTGAGATACCCAAAAGAAAGTGGAAGGCTCCGGTATCCCGAGATATTCACTTTCTATTGCACGAGACTTACTAAATTCTACGATTTACCAAGATGCTTGAGAAGTTCCAATGACTCGTCCCAATATTTACTCCTACTCTGGGCAAGAGACAGCAGCGGTGAGATACATCTGCTCGTATCTTGTCACAATAGTACTTACGTTCTATCCAATCGATGCGCAACTAGTGCCCCCTGATAAACAGTGTTCCGAGCGCAGCTTGATGGGGACTTTGGTGTGTTCCGCATATCTCGTGTGACCGATCTGCGTGGCTCGGATCCTTGATATTGTTCCCGTGACCACAGAGCTTAGCGCGCACTATTCAAGATATAGGCATGATTACACCTCGTCCTCCCGCTCCCGAGTCTGGACCATGGCACCAATACATCCATCCTATATCTAGAGCGCTTCACAGCCTATACCGTACATAAAATCGGAGCCATCTCGCATTACAAAACTTGGCAGGTACTACTATTGAAATCTTGACACACCACATGTCCAAGCGGAGTGAATTACATCAAGAGAAACTGGTCCAGCTCTCTTCAACTCGATCGATCAATACTTTTCTCTCTGTCGCTATCGTTGAATTTCTGGAAACCCTGGTATTGAGAAATTTGCTGGATTATTCatacttggtcatgctgcTCTTGTGCGTAGATCTCGAGTCGAGACCAAACCTGGGCCTAAACACTCGAACAGCTTTCTTTTATTAGAACCTTGGCTGTGTGATAACAAAAAACGAACGTCTATACGGAACGTATTTCACGCATAGAGCGCATTCTTCTGTGATTTCACGACTATGAGGATGTTGCACCAATGGTCGAACATAATTCTGGGGCTCGGCCAAGCATTCTCGAATTCCAAGATTCCTGAAAGGGTTTCTGTTCTGGATCGTACGTCCTCCTACGCCCTTGTACGGTACATCCAGAACCAGCACGGAAAAGTTACCAATACGGGCCCCATAGTGTATTTGACTTGAAAAACTTCGACGTCCATGATCGATTGGGTCTGAGGGCGGGGGAGACGATCGATAGTGTACCAGGACTTGGTACAGGTAGCACTGGACGTAACTCTCGAGGGTAAAGAAAACGTAACTGCAGAGTACGAGCTCGATATCGTAAAACACGATCGATCAAGAAGGAAACGTTATGAGAATCGACTCGAGTAGCGAAATCATATCATCGGCTTTATTCTTTCACTTTTGACCTCGCCTAGTTCTTGAAAATCTATCACTTTCGCGCCCAAGAGCGCTAGCGGCGCCAACCCCACTTTGTTCGCACTCGTACTCGGTTTCTGACCATGTCTGTGTCCTGCGCCTATAGCCCTCCATATTCCAGCACAAGTAACCGGACCGACCGGTAACCAAACTCTAAACTCTAACCCCTTCCATTTTCAGTCCAATATTCGTCCCTGAGGCGGTACATAATCACACTCCCTCTCATCCTCGCGACTCGCGACTTTCAACCCCCCCTTGGACTCGAGGACTAAAAAGTAGTCATCGCGATCGTCACCACACGTTAAATTTTTCTTAGTACGGATACGTCATATGGGATAAACTCGGGAACAATCACATGCGATTCAAAAGCAAGAACGCGAACGGAACAGTATGTGGCGTACACTTCACGACACCCTCGCTTTCCAAACACAGGTGTTATCGCACTCGAGACGGAGGGCCGAACGCCGCCCCTGGATACTCGGCGTGTAAATTGGCGCCAGGGGAATCTCGGTGCTATATCGCCGAGGGAGAGACACCACTCGTCCGAGGATCATATACTGCACCGTGTAGACCCACAAAAAATACAAACTAGATTTGTGTACTAGTACTATAGTGACCAACACGTAAAAAAGAATAAACACGACAAAAGGTACACTTGGTAGGTAGAAAGTTATAAACATGGAAAAAGGAAGGGGTGTGTATCGACAAGCGAATCAAGAAGACAAAGTGataaaaagatagaaaaacAGACAAGCGGGAGCTGTCTGGCGGAGACGAGCACAGCCCGTCTCGACGCCCAGCTCGACCGTCTATGGAAGCGCATAGCAAGACAACTGGGATTTTTAAAGACAGTGATGACCGAAACCCGAACCCAAAGCACGATTGTCCAGACACAAAACGTTCATAGAGGGGCACAGAGAATGTCCTGGATATCAAAAGGGGGTTAATTGTCGTCGTCCTGCGCCGCCTCTGCCTCcctctcttcttctcccttCACCTTGCCTCCCTTTTCCTCCTgcctcccactcccactcccctAATCCGACATGACCGATCACGCTTTTGACCAATCTGCATCCGTCTCCATCTCGACAATATCACATTCTTCCACCTCGACGGGGACCGCTCCACTCTGGACACTGAGTGGGACCCAGCTCGAATCTTCTTCTACGCCCGCAGCGGTAGGGAAGCGAACACTCTCCGACGGAAACTGGATACTCTGCTCGTCGGATGGCGAGCGTACCGCCAGGGGTACCGAGGCCGATCAACAATACTCGGCCGCTTCGTCGGCGTCTCGTCGAATTGGAGATCCGCATCCATGAGTACAGGGGGGAGAAGCATGGGCCGAGGGACATCGAGTCTCGTCGGCCTCATTTCCTTTTCTCCGCTGAGTTTCCGGACCCTCTCTACGGCAGCCACGCACTCTGCCTGTGCAATTGCCTCCTCGCTCCGAGTTTGACCACAGCCGCACCATGCGGTGTGCGTGCAAAATGTGCTTTTATCGCTTTTCGTGCTAGTGGCTCTGGGGCCAGTCGGCCTCTTCGCTGACGAGTCACGATCGAAACGGGGGTGGGTTTCCAGTAGGGCGCAAGGGGAGAGGGGACGCGTGCTCTCGTCGAGTGTGTCCGTGCGGGTGTGGGCTCTGGGTCAGGAAGAGAAGGAGTGGGTGGCGTCGGCAGTGGCTTGATAGTCTTTGCCACGAGCTTCTTTCCTTTGGCGACTGTCAATGGGGACGTGGAAGTAGAAGCCATCGGGAGTTTATCCGTTCCCCATTCGTCATCTTCGTCAGCTGGGAATGGCACCGGAACGCTGTCACTGTCAAGTTCACGCTCTTGGGCGCAAGCGGTGTCGAGCGTAGGGGAATGGGCGCATGGTGTCGGGCACGCTTTGCGTCTGCCATACGTCATTGCTTAGCATATGCATCGTCAAGGCGGGTGACCGTACGACTCACCAGGCTCCTCTGTCATCGGTCTTTGCCTCCCACATGCTTCGCGAACGGAAAAGGACAGCGTACGAGTGCGTGTGCGAGTCGGTATTTGCACCATTGTCGGTAGTAGGCAGTAGAATAGATATGAGTTGTGAATACGAGTATCTCTAGTACAAGCAAGCACTTGTTTGGAcgctggtggtggtggctaACAGAACGCAGATCAGTCACACGCAAAAAGAAATCTAACGGAAAAGGGGAAGGGATAAGGGTAGAAAAGCAGCGAGGAAAAGAACGTGGTGGTCAGAGTTGTGGGCAGAGCTTTACCCCGTAGCCTCGAGGCCATCTTACCTAATCACTCGGCGCTTGACCTGCGGGGGATTCTCGCTGTGGGAACCGTTGTCGTCGGGTACGTATGAGCTCGTAGCGTGCACTGGGGGTGTGTGGGGGTAATAATGCAGTTGGCTGCTACGAGGGGGGAGAGACGAAAAGTGTCAGGACAACAATCTAATAACCGGCTCGATCCATCTTTTCACATCACATCACTTGCCTCGTCTCGGCGCTACGCTTGCGCAGCCTATCGATTCTCGTATGCATTCAGTCGAATTTTTCTGTTCCATACTGCCCCAACGGAAATACCGTCTATTTCTGTTGTATACCGACGGATCCGATGTCCAGCCTGTCAATTCCGTTCCATTATGGGTGGTCACGCGCACGGATCGCGACGATCGCTTACGGCCGGGCCGCCGGCTTGGCTAAAGGTTCTAGAACTGTGACGTGCCCGCCTAGCCCTCGATTCAACACAATTCAATAATATCCATATGGCTATACTTGCAAGATAATCTAACAAAAAAAACTGAACTGGGTTGCCGAGACAGGAAAATATGACCGCGCCTCGTTGCGCGCCGCACGTGTATGTGATGTACGCGGCACACTTTCACGTGAAACTCGGTGGGTTCCTCGATCGGGTAAATGGGAGTAAACTTGAACTATTTGTTGGGGGTGTATATATTTTACTGGTAGCACATTGTAGCTCGACTACACATACATGAGCAGATTTGGCCATTTGTGCGTATCTGGAAACCGAGGTCGGTTTCTTCGTTCGGGAGTTATCCTGCGCAGCTTTACGATTAGTAATAGGCTCAAATTCAGTGCGTGACCAAGATTTCAACGGGGCGGTCGTGTTTGACTCGTGTAAAATGGGGAAACAGTAATTTACCTTGCGATGGGTGTACAGTTCCGGTGAGGCCCTGATAGTCTGGATTACGGTTCAACGGGGCAGCCGAGCTGCTTTAGAACTATACCAATAACACGAATATTTGGGTTATATGGTCCTATAGTGTTTTCTTGTCGAGAACCGCCGTACTTATTCGAATTCCAGGGCCATACCTTCTATCTTATCTTAGTTTTGTCTCTAGCGGGTGCTGTGCCCGGCAAAGCCAAGTATCATGTAAGTGAGAGCAAAGATTCAAACGAGCGCACTTGGATATATTCCAACTCGTACTAAAGCAAATATTCACACATCGGTTCTATATTCCACTAACATCGTATCTTCAAAGCTCTAGTCTGCTTCATTTCATTATGCTTCGACATAATCAAAGGGCGATAACTGGCGAAATCGGCAATTTGTTGCATGTC
The nucleotide sequence above comes from Rhizoctonia solani chromosome 3, complete sequence. Encoded proteins:
- a CDS encoding CHAT domain protein produces the protein MVQIPTRTRTRTLSFSVREACGRQRPMTEEPACPTPCAHSPTLDTACAQERELDSDSVPVPFPADEDDEWGTDKLPMASTSTSPLTVAKGKKLVAKTIKPLPTPPTPSLPDPEPTPARTHSTRARVPSPLAPYWKPTPVSIVTRQRRGRLAPEPLARKAIKAHFARTPHERVRKLSGEKEMRPTRLDVPRPMLLPPVLMDADLQFDETPTKRPSISIQFPSESVRFPTAAGVEEDSSWVPLSVQSGAVPVEVEECDIVEMETDADWSKAKISQALTLAPDDIPNEPQLFSSLAALFYERFSILGEVNDLNQSIEWRSIALDLTSDDDPACLQLLTDQGVSLRKRFERLGDLQDVDQAIEYGYIEVSLTPPGHPELPGRLTSLGVSHSYRFQRLGEMGDLEKAIKCQGYAASLSPYNDPHLPGLLTNLGISYKNRFKRLGNLDDLEEAIEYQSDAVELTPKGHPGLPGYLANLAASYTHRFQRLDKLDDLEKAIKYGADAVTMTPKDDPHLPGLLANLGVCHELRFKRMGEIENLDKAIECESCAIALTHRDHPELPKRLSNLGIAHRNRCKRLGDLSDLDNAIECGFYSVILAPKNHPELSGYLINLGSSHNHRFERLGKLSDLEKAIECGTGAVILTSRGDPGLPNRLANLGAFHRNRFKCLGELGSSHSYRFGSTGDLEDLEKAIEYGTRAIDLIPDGHPNLAYLLTCLGASHKSLYERLGELGDLRKSIEYKSRAIKATSDNDPGLSGQLTGLGECYGLRFERLGELSDLENAIDCEHRAVTLTPYEHHDLLGRINNLGVSYSQRFKHLGELGDLYDAIECQHYVVALTPDGHPQLSRRLSNLAASYSHRFQILNDPYDLETSIECQYRAVTLTPQGHPDLCWQHFNLGTCYLYLSLYSGCPSHKQESYHFFRLSTQSLSGAPRLKFDNAFKWAKLASMHSFLQPLEAYQTAIDLLPQFVWLGATTAQRYQDLEAVESLAVQAAAIAITSSDYTLALEWLEHARCVVWNQSLMLRSPLDKLCSVNPDLAARLQDVADSLHTAGLESRESRSQESGSMTPDQVAQKHRSLAKEYNDLLAQIREIPGFEDFLQPTKAKVLMSAARYGPIVVINCYEDRCDALPRKGSKHPNQDGTLIRSNQVRDGMVKRRPVVPIEDFDFESLLAVLWYDIVKPVLDHLGKCFKGNLAAYNLVPDRNIIFFPLHAAGDYEITGARVFKYVISSYTPTLTALLNSTSNTLTPDSKVLIIGQANTPGQTELPGTDEELEYVKKHIQGKANISELVGSAATKTNVLDAITKHDWVHFACHAHQNVQDPTMSEFFLYDDTLDLVSINRKSLKGKGLAFLSACQTATGDEKLPDEAIHLASGMLMAGYSSVIGTMWPVGDQDAPFVSNKVYDQLMKERIIGNGEAGRALHNAIFALRGEIGEKEFGRWAPFIHIGL